TGACTCGATCGTTACAGCTGTACCGTAAGCTGTAACAATGATCAATAAAATATCGGAGTTGATAAATTGGTCATAATTGATCTTCAAAGAAAGAATTGCATTGGCATCCAATGAGGAGCTTTTATTTTTTAATTCTGTTAATGCAGTTTTACGAGCTTCAGCATATTCGTTTGAATATGCTGAGGATTTTCCGCCGAATATTCCTTTAATGCCACTTAATGCATCTCTTACAATATTGACTGAGATAACCTGTTCGCTAAATACTGTCCCTTTTACATCAAGGATAGTTGTATTAGTAATTGTTTCGGTTGTAACGATTTTCATGCTGATTCCTCCATTCCATAAAATACCATTGTTTATTTTTGACAATGAGCTGACTAAGTATACTAGTTGTTTTTTTGATAAAAAAGAATCCCTTGTTTTGGTAAAGCACAAGTGCCGGTGTATTGTCTTTTGCAACGTATAAACTTAAATACTTTTGTTGATGTTTAGCTATTTTTTGACAATGTGATAGTAGCAGGTGACCAACTTTTTTATTTCTGTAACGGGGCAAAATAGAAATAAAATCGATATGTAATTCTCCTTTTTTAGGTTTATAGGAGAGAAGCATAAGCAGTAAAGAAATTTTTAAACGGTCTAGTAAAGTAAATTTCCCCCTCATCAAGTGTTTTAAATAATAATAGGTATCTTCTTGTTCCGTTAAAAAGAGACAGCCGCATATTTCCTGATTTGATTCAGCGATCAGCAACTGATTTTCTTTTGTTGTGCAAAGAAAGTAACTTAAGAGAGCAGTGATTTTTTTTGCTTGTTCTTTGGAGAACAATGTTGCAGTAAATTTTGCTTCAAATCCTTGATAGATCAGTTCAGTAACTTTTTCAATCAGTCGTTCTAAAGGATAATCTTTCGCTTTATTTATCACGATGTTCATAATTTCACCTCAAGAGTATAAACAGTCACATCATTATAAGCTAAGGCACATAGGACATTTTCGTAAATCAACAGTTCAGAAGGGGTAGCTGTGATGTTTAAAAGCGGGTCAGCTAAAAAGCAATCGATTTCTCTTTCGAGCATTGATTCATTATGGACAATAAAACTTTTACACCCGTACGTACCCTGAGAAAATAAGTAATCATGTTCTGCTTTTGTCCCTTCGAAGCTAGGAATCATAGATTGGCCGGAAGAAATATAAGACACATTATCCAATGAAGTGAAGCCTGCTTTAGTTGCTTTGAGTAAGTCGATTTCATTTCCAGTCAGGATTTCAACGGGCGCTTTCTTAAAGTAACGTGTTGTTTTTTTTAGGAAGATAAGCTCATCTAACTTATAAGTGATCTGGGCTTGAATAATATCTTGTACGGTTTTTTTGATAGCAGTTAGCTCATCGATTTGTTGTTGTAGCTGTAACTCAGCATTTTTGAGAGAATTCAAAATAGATGAACCGGCGAAAACTTGTTTTATTGAAGACAGTGAATAGCCAATATTTCTAAGTACGATGATTTGATACAATTTGTAAATATCGGCTTCGTCAAAAAGATAATAGCCATTTTCTTGATTGCGTTCAGGTGTCAGTAACTGCTCATCAATATAATGTCTGATTTTATATTTCGAGATAGCAAATAGTTCAGCAAGTTCTCCAGTGGTTAATTTCTTCATAGCTAGCCTCCTCATTGATTGTCTCCATTATATATCGTGTGGTAACCACACAGTCAAGGAAAGGGATAAAAATCTTTTAGTAAAAAAACCGTACATTTATTTTTTTTATGTGTACAATTAATGCAAGTCTTCTTTTGGTAAATTAAGGGTCAGTTTTTATGGAAAGGATACTGGCAGAAGAGGCTTCCAAGTCGACGATGTACGTGTTGAAAAAGAACCATAAAAATAGAGATCAAAAAGCTGAGCGCAAAAACGCTCAGCTTTTTGACCTCTATGTTATTGCTTTTTTACTTAATCAATAACAGTCCATTCATTGATCGTCTTTCCATTCTTATCGATCAACTCCAGCCAGCTATTAGTGCCGCCGAAATAAAGAAATAGCCCAACTTCATTAACGCTTTTTAAGACGATATCTTCGGTAGTCACATTATTTTGGATCTTATCAACGTGATCTTCACGAATGCGTTGCCCCATTTTTGCGGAAAAACCTAAGGAACCGTCCTTATTTAAAGGGGGAGCGGCCATCAGCGTAGCTCCAGCTTTTAGCAACATTTCATTCCGTTTTTGCCAGAAAACGGTCGCTTTGCTTTCTCGAGTATCGACAGTAAATTCGATTTGGCTGACTTCTTTCGTCCATTTGTGACGCGCTTTAGCAGGTTTTGGTTTGTCATTTTTGGCTTCTGGAGCTGGGCTGAAAGAATAGCCGAATGTTTTTAGAACGGCTAAAAGCTCTTCTTTGAATGCGGTCGTCGTTTTTTGAGCATTCTTAGGAATCGTAATTTCCGTTTGTTGTGTTTGGATCAAGTCATGTCCACATTTTTTTGCTTCATTGAGGAGTGATTGTTCTAGGTAATCTAACTCAATGTCCCAAGGGATGGAAAGATGCATGATTTTATTGAATGTAGTTTTTTCGATTGTATCAGGAACTTCGGATCGGCCGATCGAAATAATCGTATGATCGTTTAGTAACATATAAAGCTCTGATAGAGCGAGTTTCATATTCGCTTTTGTTACAGGCAAAATAGTAATGGTACTTTGAGTAGAATTCATTTTTATCGTTGTCTTTTTTGGGGTGATCGCCACATCTAGTTTGATTTCCATGAAGAGCTCCTTTATTTTTTATAGCTAAATTTTATCATGAAAATTGCTGGAAGTCTTTTACTCCTTTCATTTGAATGTTAAATACAAGCGTTATTTTAAATTCTAGATATAAAATAGATCAAAAAATTTAATTATGAAAATTGGATATTGCTTATGCTAGTAAATCTCATTTTTTTCTCATGAATATGAGGGTAACTAAATTAATGAAAGAGCTGTTTAGCAGGATTAGTGAACTTGAGGTGGACAACATAATAGGTTAAGTGAAAGAACAGTGGAATAAGTTTCTCATTTTCTGGTCTACCAGTAAGAAAATCAGACTTGAAAAAGCGAGATTTGCTTGATATCCTGTTCAATAAATTGATGAAGGAGGTGCCATTGTGGAAAATTTGAGTGAAAATCCTTTTTTGACTCGTCAGGATTATCAGAAAGCTGTAGAAGAAATCATGCAACCGTTAAGAGCGATCATACTAGAGAACGATCAGCCAGGAGTGAACTTAGGCAGCAGTGGTGCTGTCTATGATCGAAAACGATCTGAAATGGAAGCGCTTGTGCGTCCTTTGTGGGGAGTCGCCCCGTACTGGACTGCTTGTCAGGATGATGAGCTAAGAAACGCTTATGTCGCTAAATTGATAAAAGGAACCGATCCGAAGAAAGCAGACTATTGGGGCGACATAGAAGATTATGATCAATACATCGTTGAAGCAGCAGCCTTAGCTTTGACGTTGTTACTGCATAAAGAATATTTTTGGGAACAACTGTCTGAACAAAATCAGCAATCTGTGGTGGAATGGCTATCACAGGCTTTGACCTGTAAGATCCCGAAAAACAACTGGACTTTTTTTAAGGTGTTGATCCGCATTGCGCTTTATCATTGTGGAGAAGCACTAGAAAAAGAACGATTAGAGCAGGAACTGGAATTGATCGATTCTATGTACATTGGGGAAGGCTGGTACGTGGATGGAAAAGCAACACAGCGGGATTATTATGTAGCCTTTGCTTTTCATTATTATGGCTTGATTTATGCTACGTTTATGAAATCAGAAGATCCGAAGTGGTCAGAGCGTTTTATTGAGCGAGCAATGTTATTTGCACAGGATTTTATTTATTATTTCGATGAAGAGGGAGAAGCATTGCCTTATGGCAGAAGTCAGACATACCGTTTCGCACAAGGGGCTTTTTTCTCTGCTCTGGTTTACGCTGATGTAGAAGCGATCGCCTGGGGGGAAGTGAAAACACTGTTATCTACGCATTTGAAGCGCTGGATGACTCATGACATATTTACCTTTGATGGACGATTGTCGATTGGTTATCATTATGAAAATTTGGTGATGGCAGAAGGTTATAATGCTCCCGGTTCTCCTTATTGGGCACTCAAGACCTTTTTATTATTAGCGGTGAAAGAAGAGCATCCATTTTGGTCGGCCGCCCCTCTACCTATTCAGAGGACAGAAAAAAGAGTGGTCGAAAAAGGCAATATGTTATTCGTTCGTGAGGTATCAGGAAATCATTTGTTAGGTTATCCTGCTGGGATGATGATCGAGAATCAGGCACATGCACAGGCAAAGTATAGTAAGTTTGTTTATTCAACCAAATTCGGCTTTAGTGTACCTAAAGCTGGCGTTTCCTACGAGGAAGGGGCGTTTGATAGCACCTTAGCTCTTTCACGTGACGGTTCATATTTTCGAACGAAGGGGAATGTTACTGCATATCAATTAACGGAAGAATGTGTTTCCTATGAGTGGATGCCGTTTGAAGAAGTTCGAATTCAGACAGAAATCTATCCATTTGGCCAATGGCATCTGCGCGTTCATGACATAGAAACAACGATTCCTTTGAAGCTTCGAGAAGGCGGTTTTAGTGCTCCCTTGTCTGGACGTAAACCCAATGGAACTATCGGCTCAACGTGGTGCAGCGTTTCTGAAGGAGAGCTGACTTCACGGATGATCGCTGTTTCGGGCTATGATGAAGCAGCCATTGTTCAACCAGAAGTCAATACCTCATTGTTTTTCCCTAGAACTAGCTTACCATGTTTACTAAAAGAACTGCCAGCTGGCAATCATCGTTTGATTTGTTTGGTTGGAGGAATCGTTGCTGAAAAAGAAAGGGTAGAAAAAGATGATAAAAATTGAATTGAAAAATGAGCAGGATCAAACGGTCGTTGGTCGCATCGATCATGAAAAAGAAGAACAGTTTTTTGTTGCAGAAGGAAAAGAGCTAGCCGTATTGGCTATCAAAAATTATTCATACGAAGTTGGGGATAAAATCGTTGTAACAGTGACTGGAGATCACCCTTATTTTGTAGCACAATTAGATGAAACATTAGCCCCTACGATCATTTATTTACCGCAAAAAACATGGGAATATACCATTCCGCTAGAAGAATCTGCAAGAAAAGCATCTGTAGAAACTGCTTTTCGCTCAACACGTCATCATATCATGGTACGGCAAGCGCATGTCTTTGAGATAGAAGCCTATCAAAATTTGACGTTCAATTCTCATGATCAAAAAGAATTTTCAAGTGCTTATCCACATGCGCATGCCAATGTAGAAACCAGAGATGATGCTGTATTTTTTGCTAAAAATGCGATCGATGGCAAATTTGGAAACTTGTCTCATGGTTCATACCCGTTTGCTTCTTGGGGCATCAATCAACAGGCTGATGCTGCACTGACCATTGATTTTGGACGAATGGTAGAAATTGATTGGGTTCGTTTATTGTTTCGGGCAGATTACCCTCATGATAGTTATTGGACAGAAGTCACACTGGCATTTTCTGATGGTGAAGAGAGGATCGTAGAAACAACGAATGCGGTTGAATTTCAAGAGATTCACTTTCCAATGAAGGAAACTAGCAGGTTAACATTTAAACAATTAAAAAAAGCGACAGATGATTCTCCATTTCCCGCGTTGACACAAATCGAAGTTTTCGGGAGAAACCAGAGATGAGCGCTTGATTTTATCGCCAATAATAGTTAACGATAGAGTAGGATAGTATGTGCAAAAACAAATGCTATCCTACTCTTTTTTGATTATTTCAGGAAGAAAGGTCGCATTTTATGTTCTTTTACGTTATAATGATTTTAGTTAATATGTTAACAAGTTAAGGAGAGCTGGATAATGAGTCTTCAAGAAAATAAAAAACGATTGATCAAGTTAGGTGAAAATGTAACGGAAAAGTGGTTAAACGAGCAAATCGACTGGTGTGTCTCGCAAATCGAAAAGAACATGCAGCGCTTCGGCACACAGTTTCCATCAGCATGTGCGACAAATGGTAAGTATCGAATCAAAGCAAATGACGACTGGACGAATGGCTTTTGGACAGGCATGCTGTGGTTAGCATATGAATGGACGAAGAAAGATAAATTTTTAGCGTTGGCAATGGAAAATATCCAGAGTTTTCAAAAACGCTTGGATGATCATTTTGTATTGGATCATCATGATATCGGTTTTTTATATAGCTTGTCAGCTGGAGCAGGATTTAAAATCACAGGAAATGAACAGTGTAAACGGGAAGTATTACAAGCAGCAGAAGTTCTGCTGGCAAGGTTTCAAGAGCAGAGTGAATTTATTCAGGCATGGGGCCAATATGGTGATCCTAAAGAATACCGCTTGATCATCGATTCTTTGATCAACTTACCTCTTTTATTTGAAGCGACAGAAATTTCAGGTGATACTCATTATTCTGAGGTAGCTGAAAAACATTATCATACGTTGATGAAAACAGTGATCAAAGCGGATGCAACGACCTTCCATACGTATTATTTTGATCTTGAAACGGGACAACCAAGCCATGGTGCGACGCATCAGGGACATAGTGATTCTTCGATTTGGGCACGTGGACAGAGTTGGGCGGTATTAGGGATTCCTTTGAATGAGAGTTATCTTCATTCGGTGCCGTTTCCAGAAAACTATACGCAAATCGTAGATGTATTTTTGGCTCATTTACCAGAAGATTTAATTCCTTATTGGGACTTTGATTTTACCGATCAGCATCCATCTGATAAAGATAGCTCGTCACTGGCAATTGCAGCCTGCGGACTTATGGAAGCAGAGAAATTGGCAGCTTTTCCAGAAGCTGGAATGCTCGCTAAAGGAATGGTGTATCAGTTAGGAGAACATTACTCAGCGAAATATCTTCCTGAGAATGAAGGGCTGTTATTACATGGCGTATATGCACATGCGGAAGGGAAAGGAATCGACGAACCCAATTTATGGGGAGACTATTTTTACTTGGAAGCCTTGATCCGATTAGCAAATCCGCAATGGCAAAGATACTGGTAAAGGGGAATGGACATGCAGACGTTTGAAATAAAAGAAGATTTTTTACTAGATGGAAAACCGATAAAACTGATCAGTGGTGCGATCCACTATTTTCGAATGACACCAGAGCAATGGGAAGATAGCCTATATAATTTAAAAGCTTTAGGAGCAAATACGGTCGAAACATATATTCCTTGGAATCTACATGAGCCGACAGAAGGGGTCTATGATTTTGAAGGGCTAAAAAATATTGAAGTCTTTGTAACGTTGGCTCAAAAAATCGGATTACTCGTGATTTTGCGTCCTTCGGTATACATCTGTGCGGAATGGGAATTTGGTGGGTTACCTGCGTGGCTGTTAAAAGAAAAAGGGCTGCGTTTACGCTCAACGGATCCGCGTTTTATGGATAAGGTTCGCCACTATTTTAGTGTATTGATTCCTAAACTAGTACCGTTGCAGATCACCCATGGTGGTCCTGTGATCATGATGCAGGTGGAAAATGAGTATGGTTCTTATGGTATGGAAAAAGAATATTTACGGCAAACAAAACAACTGATGGAAAAATTGGGTGTAGATGTTCCGCTATTCACTTCGGATGGTGCGTGGGATGAGGTATTGGATGCAGGAACGTTGATTGAAGAGGATGTTTTTGTAGCTGGAAATTTTGGCAGCCATTCTAAAGAAAATGCAGATGTGATGCGCAAGTTTATGGCGCGTCATGGGAAAAAATGGCCGATCATGTGTATGGAATATTGGGACGGCTGGTTCAATCGCTGGGGGGAGCCGATCATCAAGCGGGATGGTCAGGATCTAGCCAAAGAAGTCAAAGATATGCTTGAGGTTGGATCGTTGAATTTATATATGTTCCACGGCGGAACCAACTTTGGTTTTTATAATGGCTGCTCCGCTCGTGGAACACTTGATCTGCCGCAAGTCACTAGCTATGATTATGATGCGTTGCTGACAGAGGCCGGAGAGCCTACAGAAAAATATTATCATGTTCAAAAAGCGATCAAAGAAGTTTGTCCAGATGTTTGGCAAGCAGAACCACGCACAAAAAAAATGATCGACTTGGGACATTATCCAGTAACGAATAGTGTGTCCTTGTTTTCGATAAAAGATCAAATCATGAAGCCGCAGGAAACGGTGTATCCACTAAGTATGGAAGAAGCTGGAGAAGGCTATGGGTATCTTCTTTATTCTGTGGAGCTGAAAAATTACCATCGCGAAAACAAGTTAAAGATCATCGAAGCGAGTGATCGGGTTCAAGTTTATGTAGACGGAGAGCTTGAGGCGGTGCAATATCAAGAGGATATTGGGGAAGAATTAGTGGTAAATGGAACTTCTGATAAAGAGACGATCGAGATGGATGTTTTGGTAGAAAACCTCGGTCGAGTAAATTATGGCTTCAAATTAAATGGACCGACACAATCGAAAGGGATTCGTGGCGGTATCATGCAGGATATTCATTTTCATCAAGGATATAAGCAATATGCGTTAGCTTTATCTGAAGAACAGCTTCATGCGATCGATTACAACGCTGAGAAAAATCCGTCACAGCCTTCATTTTATCAAGTCGAGTTTGAGTTAGCTGATTTAGCAGATACCTTTATTGATTGTAGTCAGTATGGAAAAGGAGTCGTGCTGGTAAATGGTGTCAATTTAGGTCGTTATTGGTCTATCGGGCCGATTCGTTCACTTTATTGTCCAAAAGCCTTCTTGAAAAAAGGGAAAAATGAAGTTGTGATCTTTGAAACAGAAGGTCGGGAAATCAAAGAATTGGTGTTTTCTGAAAAAGCATTGACCGATTAAAAAAGAAGTAGAGTTCCGAAGATCATTCGGCC
This sequence is a window from Enterococcus wangshanyuanii. Protein-coding genes within it:
- a CDS encoding YbjQ family protein translates to MKIVTTETITNTTILDVKGTVFSEQVISVNIVRDALSGIKGIFGGKSSAYSNEYAEARKTALTELKNKSSSLDANAILSLKINYDQFINSDILLIIVTAYGTAVTIESIY
- a CDS encoding GNAT family N-acetyltransferase, with product MNIVINKAKDYPLERLIEKVTELIYQGFEAKFTATLFSKEQAKKITALLSYFLCTTKENQLLIAESNQEICGCLFLTEQEDTYYYLKHLMRGKFTLLDRLKISLLLMLLSYKPKKGELHIDFISILPRYRNKKVGHLLLSHCQKIAKHQQKYLSLYVAKDNTPALVLYQNKGFFFIKKTTSILSQLIVKNKQWYFMEWRNQHENRYNRNNY
- a CDS encoding MerR family transcriptional regulator, producing the protein MKKLTTGELAELFAISKYKIRHYIDEQLLTPERNQENGYYLFDEADIYKLYQIIVLRNIGYSLSSIKQVFAGSSILNSLKNAELQLQQQIDELTAIKKTVQDIIQAQITYKLDELIFLKKTTRYFKKAPVEILTGNEIDLLKATKAGFTSLDNVSYISSGQSMIPSFEGTKAEHDYLFSQGTYGCKSFIVHNESMLEREIDCFLADPLLNITATPSELLIYENVLCALAYNDVTVYTLEVKL
- a CDS encoding DUF2264 domain-containing protein; this translates as MENLSENPFLTRQDYQKAVEEIMQPLRAIILENDQPGVNLGSSGAVYDRKRSEMEALVRPLWGVAPYWTACQDDELRNAYVAKLIKGTDPKKADYWGDIEDYDQYIVEAAALALTLLLHKEYFWEQLSEQNQQSVVEWLSQALTCKIPKNNWTFFKVLIRIALYHCGEALEKERLEQELELIDSMYIGEGWYVDGKATQRDYYVAFAFHYYGLIYATFMKSEDPKWSERFIERAMLFAQDFIYYFDEEGEALPYGRSQTYRFAQGAFFSALVYADVEAIAWGEVKTLLSTHLKRWMTHDIFTFDGRLSIGYHYENLVMAEGYNAPGSPYWALKTFLLLAVKEEHPFWSAAPLPIQRTEKRVVEKGNMLFVREVSGNHLLGYPAGMMIENQAHAQAKYSKFVYSTKFGFSVPKAGVSYEEGAFDSTLALSRDGSYFRTKGNVTAYQLTEECVSYEWMPFEEVRIQTEIYPFGQWHLRVHDIETTIPLKLREGGFSAPLSGRKPNGTIGSTWCSVSEGELTSRMIAVSGYDEAAIVQPEVNTSLFFPRTSLPCLLKELPAGNHRLICLVGGIVAEKERVEKDDKN
- a CDS encoding glycoside hydrolase family 88 protein, whose product is MSLQENKKRLIKLGENVTEKWLNEQIDWCVSQIEKNMQRFGTQFPSACATNGKYRIKANDDWTNGFWTGMLWLAYEWTKKDKFLALAMENIQSFQKRLDDHFVLDHHDIGFLYSLSAGAGFKITGNEQCKREVLQAAEVLLARFQEQSEFIQAWGQYGDPKEYRLIIDSLINLPLLFEATEISGDTHYSEVAEKHYHTLMKTVIKADATTFHTYYFDLETGQPSHGATHQGHSDSSIWARGQSWAVLGIPLNESYLHSVPFPENYTQIVDVFLAHLPEDLIPYWDFDFTDQHPSDKDSSSLAIAACGLMEAEKLAAFPEAGMLAKGMVYQLGEHYSAKYLPENEGLLLHGVYAHAEGKGIDEPNLWGDYFYLEALIRLANPQWQRYW
- a CDS encoding glycoside hydrolase family 35 protein — translated: MQTFEIKEDFLLDGKPIKLISGAIHYFRMTPEQWEDSLYNLKALGANTVETYIPWNLHEPTEGVYDFEGLKNIEVFVTLAQKIGLLVILRPSVYICAEWEFGGLPAWLLKEKGLRLRSTDPRFMDKVRHYFSVLIPKLVPLQITHGGPVIMMQVENEYGSYGMEKEYLRQTKQLMEKLGVDVPLFTSDGAWDEVLDAGTLIEEDVFVAGNFGSHSKENADVMRKFMARHGKKWPIMCMEYWDGWFNRWGEPIIKRDGQDLAKEVKDMLEVGSLNLYMFHGGTNFGFYNGCSARGTLDLPQVTSYDYDALLTEAGEPTEKYYHVQKAIKEVCPDVWQAEPRTKKMIDLGHYPVTNSVSLFSIKDQIMKPQETVYPLSMEEAGEGYGYLLYSVELKNYHRENKLKIIEASDRVQVYVDGELEAVQYQEDIGEELVVNGTSDKETIEMDVLVENLGRVNYGFKLNGPTQSKGIRGGIMQDIHFHQGYKQYALALSEEQLHAIDYNAEKNPSQPSFYQVEFELADLADTFIDCSQYGKGVVLVNGVNLGRYWSIGPIRSLYCPKAFLKKGKNEVVIFETEGREIKELVFSEKALTD